Proteins found in one Vicia villosa cultivar HV-30 ecotype Madison, WI unplaced genomic scaffold, Vvil1.0 ctg.000625F_1_1, whole genome shotgun sequence genomic segment:
- the LOC131629963 gene encoding uncharacterized protein At4g02000-like, with translation MEEVQKGGPWTYDSHLLILDQVQLGVQIENIPLYHVDFWVQVHNLPAGFMLEKVGVTMANFIGTFVEYDKNNNSAFWRQYMRIRVKIDVRKPLNKFTRVKNKGGEWCNVSFKYEKLSLFFFVCGVLGHSEYRCAVRFAMTEDTGLRGWSAEIRAENRRFRGGSSRWLKEDDGGEVQKPGVDYNPQARETQSP, from the coding sequence ATGGAAGAAGTGCAGAAGGGTGGTCCGTGGACTTATGATAGCCATCTATTAATCTTGGACCAGGTGCAATTGGGAGTGCAGATCGAAAATATACCGTTATATCATGTTGACTTCTGGGTGCAAGTCCACAATCTTCCTGCTGGTTTTATGTTAGAGAAAGTCGGAGTAACAATGGCGAACTTTATTGGTACTTTTGTTGAATATGATAAGAACAACAACTCTGCTTTTTGGCGACAATACATGCGGATAAGGGTGAAGATTGACGTTCGGAAGCCATTAAATAAGTTCACCAGAGTGAAGAATAAGGGTGGGGAATGGTGTAACGTTAGCTTTAAATATGAGAAGCTTagtctatttttctttgtttgCGGTGTCCTTGGACATTCGGAATATAGATGCGCGGTTCGTTTTGCTATGACTGAAGATACAGGTTTAAGGGGGTGGTCGGCGGAAATTCGAGCAGAAAATAGGAGGTTTAGGGGTGGTAGTTCTCGCTGGCTGAAAGAAGATGATGGAGGAGAAGTGCAAAAACCTGGTGTTGATTACAATCCTCAAGCACGTGAAACTCAGTCTCCATGA